The genomic stretch atcattgttgaggttggaggcattatcagtaacaatggactcgggaactccgaatcaaCAAACAATTTGATCCTttacaaaatctgcgatgactttcttggttacagctttttagatgcagcctctacccattttgtgaagtaatcaatggttatCAGAAtaacctgtgtccatttgaagcattgggctcaattggaccaataacattcattccccaagcggcgaatggccaaggatagcttgttgcattgagctcgtttggcggcatttttatcatatcggcatgcacctggcattgaaagcatttgcggacatactagatgcaatctgtttccatggtcatccaaaagtaaccagccctaagtatcttcttagccaagacaaaaccattaaTGTGTGGGACACATGTCCCGGCatgtacatcctcaagtagcttagaagcttcctttgcgtcgacacatcttagaaaaCCTAAATCaggagttctcttgtacaagtttcctccgttgtggaagaagtgattggacaatctccgaagtgtgcgtttctgagtgtgatttgcatgctgcGGATATTCTCCCTTTAAtaagtattccttgatgtcatggaaccaaggttttccatctgtttcttcttcaacacaagcacaatatgccggctgattatgaatTTTCACTagaatataatcaatataattcttatctggatgctgtatcatggatgataaagtgtccaatgcatcggcgaactcattctgaattctaggcacatgtcggaactctatcttcgtgaaaCTCTTTCTCAATTCAGGCACATGGTGCacatatggcaatatcttggaattcttggtggcccattctcctttTACTTGGTGTACAAGCAGATCTGAGtcaccgattaccagcagctcctgaatattcatgtcgactgccatgttgagccctagtatgcatgcttcatactttgccatgttgttggtgtaggaaaatctgagtttagcatataccggataatgttgacccatttctgataccaaaactgctccaattccCACTCctctgaaatttgcagctccatcaaagaacatcttcaaccctcgtatgcttcggtaatgtcttctcctacaaatgatacttcttcatcaggaaaatacatcttCAATGGTTCGTATGCTCCTCCCAccagattttcagcaaggtgatgtgccaatgcttgtcctttgactgccttttgagttacatagatgatgtcgaactcactcaacagtataTGCCACTTGGCCAACTTTCTagtcggcatgggtttctagaatatgtacttcagagggtccatcctggatatgaggtatgtagtgtaggcatagaagtaatgcctcaatttctaagtTGTCCAGGTTAGAGCATAGCAAGTGCATTCaagcagagagtaccgtgcttcataaggtgtgaacttcttactcaagtaatatatggcttgctcctttctttctGTCTCGttatgttgtcccagaacacatccgaaggctctatccaatatagatagatagagtagcaaaggtcatccTGGTTCTGGTGAGactagaactggtggtgtggacaggtactccttgatcttgtcaaaagctttctgacaatcctctgtccaaattgtttcggcatcttttctcaacatcttgaagaagggttcacatattactgtgggttgttctatgaatcgactgatgtagttgagacgtcgtaggaagctcattacgtcctttttgctcttaggcggTGGTAACTTCTGAATAGATTTGACTTTGgatggatccagctcgatccctcgacgactgacaatgaaaCCCAGTAATTTTCCTGCGAGAACCCCTAATGCACATTTTGCGAgattcagtttcaaattgtaccttctgagcctgtcaaagaactttctcaggtcttTTATGTGATCTGCGACCCTCTTGGACTTGgcaatgacgtcgtccacatacacctctatttctttatggatcatgtcatggaagatagttgtcatagctctcatgtaagtggccccagcattcttcagaccgaatggcatcatcttgtaacagtatacaccccaaggcataataaaagttgtcttctctgcatcttcttcgtccatccagatctggtgatagcccgcgaagcaatccacaaagcattggagttcatgcttggcacaattatcgatcaggatgtgtatgtttggtagtgggaagtcgtccttaggacttgctctgtttaaatcccgatagtcaacacatactctgaccttcccatccttctttggaactgacacaatgttagctaaccaggttgggtactcaaccaccctgagaactttggctttgatctgcttggtaacttcctccttgattttcaggctcatgtctgatTTGAACTTTCTGAGATTCTGCTTCACTGGTGGaaacatgggattagtaggcagcttgtgagccactatggacatcctcaaaccggtcatgtcgttatatgaccatgcgaaaatatccTCAAACTCTTTTAGGAAGTGAATGTACTCTttcttctctgttggtgacaagtgaatgttgCTGCGAGTCTCATTGACAGTCTcgacgtctcccaaatttactacttcgATTTCGTCCAGATTTGACTTAggcttattttcaaaattttcaacctccctgaaaATCTCCTTGGGTATCCCATCCTCTTCGtctgaatcactatcctcatgttgcgttgccttattacatgtcacagtcatgggttcatcaggaaaattaataataacgctgtagaaagaaaagtgtaaaaatagtaatgaataataaagggcaaatgcatttgattaaaactgaaaaatcatccaaacaagtacggctcgatgaatcgggcatttattttgaaacaagtaaatcttaaaacaaaattactagaAATCTTAGATGcttagaatggctatagaagtaaaaatctgccaagctacccagggactcgacgggctcgggatggtgtggcagtccagttcTTAAGAACGACTCCCTTCTTTACAGtatgaatggtgaggccttcttcctcctcctcctcaattatggcactgcagtccatgtcctcatcctccaagaacaaattcttcaacccagctagtgcttcctcttctgcagtcccccatattgtatcagcttggtgaaaagcttgttccaagcATGGCACTGGTTGTCGGAGAGGGTAGTACGGTCCaagccatggaggcgaccaatttctatactcttgccatgtgtactggtatccgatcccaaaggtggtaccatgatttttcagctgtattggtttggtgataccttggaggttctttcccaatcctTTGCCGAGTTCATATCCAAACCaggccaatatgctttctattttactgctccaccatttatccttcttgatggcatttacccgttcaatgtgataaTAGGtttccctcctagccttcttctatgtccaatagtcaggatggtttgactagtgtaaatggggttactctcGTCGCCGTGAATGTTCACCTCCTGACATTTCCATTCAATTtcatggcttgatgtagtgtagaaggcatggatccatggtcggcacAACAGAAAATTATATGATgttggtatgtcaagcacctgaaacttgacgtcgaaccaagttggcctcatctgcaagcaaaggttgatttccctgaTCGTGGCCCTTTTGGACCTATCAAAAGCTTTAATGTTCATGCCTCCTATctgtatttcatgaaaacctttgtccaaccttttcagagtgtccaatggacaaatattgagccttgaacctccatcaacaaagaccctggcaatgaatttgtctttaaATTGCACTGTAATGTGCAATTCTTGATTGTAATTCAGCCCCTCAGGTactagctcatcttcgtggaagataatcgtatgactttccaatacttgtcccaccatgttggccatttctccgccagtgatgttattgggtacataagcatTGCTCTGTACTTTCATTAAGGcgttcttatgtgcctctgaatttttcaacaatgacaggatagatatctgagctggggttttgtttaGATGGTCAACGAcggaatactcctttgcttgtactttcctccgtAAGTCATCCGGCTCAATGATAGGCTACCTAGTAGTGGCAttcttacttgaacctcccaagtgttcaggcgtgtagactcttccagtcctagtcattccttgtacagtgtcagattcctctaccttggccttcccttttcgccaagcctcagcaacataatcctagggtattgcttttgagttgaatggaggtgtggttgatactatcacagtaaaaggtgtgaccacttctacttcaaatggagagGGGGTGGATGCCGGCGGagccacctccacctctaatggaaCTAATGCAGTTACTTCAACCTCGATTGGTGTCtgagtctgtaccacaataggagtaagtgtgaatgcaactttaaagtcatcacctCCTCGAATAATCCcaattgacccctcagggtcccactcttcgttcgtctctatcacatgtacaccatcacctctaaTGCAAATTTCAGTCTTACCTAACATACCGTATAAACCGTACCACTCTAGGATAACCGCGAGAaattcatatcccttccgagccacaaacatctacgtactcaaccagttaagaactttccattggtcccatctagaagaaaatcactatacatcccatgttacgcatgcccatagaaaatatacatctctaaaccgcggtaaaaccatcaagaactctccgagttcccttttCACAAATCAGACTTgttaggactgaatccttctaactcaatcaagctaagcaagccatcaaaacctaagagcatcaccgcaaaatacctgaaagaacttattacctcgaacacacaccaggaattaatcatatccttaccataccgattcggtcGACTATCAAGctaccccatctatctaaatttccttctaattcatcttcaacttgatattctctcttaaatattcctaaaatcaccacattcgaaatacttcgctctgaagaacttcctgcggaTCTAAATCCGTTAtatcctgatactgatacatagaatcccacaattaatatggaaaataccacaagtcttgacatcttccaaggaaaactcagtttctatccacatgtacaacttgaaagcctccaattattgcatgtaaaattttgaacacaataggaccattctctagaggcatccactctactcaaatcgcagttagattgattaaacgaaccgaacaactTGTGCTTCGTTTGCACTCCGACACTgtagaatgtgacctcattccaatataaccaagcaacttcctgctctatgcaccgagcattcgttaccaaccacaactcaagtcattccccgattctcgtacacccataaaacataacataacctttattgaaattttctTTACTCGAGCCACAACTTATTTACAAATACGCCTCgaactggaaccattagagcacataaccgtgcaatcaactattcaatagcggactcccccacttggctcgaagccatagatcaacacacgcTCAATAACTGATAATgtttatactctattgatgccatgataccataatgagattaaactcaaatcttttataagcttgtgaaaacacagatcatttAGAATTTTAACttttctgcaaatctcgcattccactctcgcaacagttacactCACTCactaagcgacccaatttaagTTGCAACACGTATCATTCACTCGCAAATCTagcagacacataaggatcgtacaacctcagaacacttcgcatgagataacccaccttcttcgccttaaactaacatttatgtataccttccaccgttataacaattacgcagtcacttagtcttcctaagtctgaattcataccgcaacatgaaatttacttcactcccaactaggacatatgaaaagactctttgcacacccataactcgaggctatacctcaaatcaagatggatacatctcgcagtactaacatactcatcacatagttatacAGCCATCACTCCcgctaatagggacactaccgaacatataagttcaaaaatacttgctcacaaaatcagcacctcggtgctcaagccataggcaaatattcggcctcaagtcctccagactgtcccaatatcaaactcacagagatcacatctcgcccctcgatcggggaatcacaagccatcaaggcacatttGATATTGAGTGCTCATGCGCGCATaagaacgcgtggaaggaatttaaagagttacatttcaagctgaatcaaaggacgcacgataagaattcaagaatgtgaagttttcctaaagattctgcagcctcttgaggataaatagagacatctctgtaccgatccgcgagactctactaaacctgctcatgactcatgagacctatgtaacctaggctctaataccaacttgtcatgacccaaaacccgctccggtcgtgatggagcctctcatgaagacaaggccagccagcaaacccatatcgcctttttcaaaaatagttaaacattaataaacagtttaaatatgatttaatgatataattaatggaagcacaacccgacacaTCCCTAACCGgtgtgtcacaagtcacgatcatctactagggtataaatacaattgaaagcctggagtgtacaaatatagactaatgaaatgaggagagagaaaagctaTGATgtgaacgccggcagctaccttgctaaactctgatgactgtgcctccgatcagccaaaaacatacctgaatctgcacacaaagtagagggagtaatgtgagtactccgactcagtgagtaataataataaataaagactgaaggcaagaaatcacgcaaaaacacaaggtattccatactgaagcagtaaaaccactttaacagtaaagcagtgagaaatcaagtgaaaacccttttttttcaacaagtaaagcaagtagtttacaagtgagtaacaaaaataatagaaatgtaaacagcccctcgggcaaaacatgtacaacaaaccgcccctcgggcataatatcaatagaaccagcccctcgggttcaatatcagaacagtgccagcccctcaggctcaatatcagaacagtaacagcccatcgggctcaatatcatatcagtaacagcccctcgggctcaatatcatatcagtaacagcccctcgggctcaatatcataTCAGTAACATCACCTCGGGCttactctcagaatagtatcagcccctcgggctacctcacaatcactcatatcagcccctcgggcatagtatcaatcacttagaacaatgggtacctgcgctcactatgggtgtgcagactccggaggggaatcttacggcccaagcgctatatcaagccacctcgtggcatcatcactcagcatatcctcacatcactcaagccaccgcgtggcatataaagtatctcaggccctcggcctaatatcactcgacctcacatcactcaagccacctcgtggcataaatagtatctcatgacctcggcctcactcagtccggaaatcatcataagcccctcgggcatttgtaaaacagtagttctcagcccaaataccatttagaaatattatttgagttttcaaatctgcataaaagtggatgagtttgtaaaacaataattatcaacaggactaagtttaaatataagtcaaaacagtgaggaaatagtgataaaaattcccaaaggattcaaataattggcacgaagacCAAGTATGGCAAtcggcccaaatcatgatgataacaaataagtttcaatcaaatatgcggtaaaatcatcaattgggatggaccaagtcacaatccccggtagtaaaagacctctcgctcatcatccagcgcgtgtctcacctcaatatagcactacaatgtgcaaatccggggtttcaaaccctcatgacatcatttacaatcattactcacctcgaaccggctaatcctctagctcgcgatgcctttgtctctcaaatcaacctccgaatgcctcgaatctagccacaataattcgattcagttaataaaaattataggaattaattccatatgaaattctacattttccattaaaaatctgaaattgcactcaaaattcgcccgtgaggcccacgtctcggaacccgacaaaaattatggaatataaaacctcatccaaccacgagtccaaccataccaa from Nicotiana sylvestris chromosome 12, ASM39365v2, whole genome shotgun sequence encodes the following:
- the LOC138883559 gene encoding uncharacterized protein encodes the protein MAVDMNIQELLVIGDSDLLVHQVKGEWATKNSKILPYVHHVPELRKSFTKIEFRHVPRIQNEFADALDTLSSMIQHPDKNYIDYILVKIHNQPAYCACVEEETDGKPWFHDIKEYLLKGEYPQHANHTQKRTLRRLSNHFFHNGGNLYKRTPDLGFLRCVDAKEASKLLEDVHAGTCVPHINGFVLAKKILRAGYFWMTMETDCI